The Polyodon spathula isolate WHYD16114869_AA chromosome 3, ASM1765450v1, whole genome shotgun sequence genome has a segment encoding these proteins:
- the LOC121308282 gene encoding leucine-rich repeat-containing protein 3B, with protein MNLVDLWLTRSLSMCLLLQSFVLMILCFHSASMCPKGCLCSHTGGLNVSCSNANLKEIPKDLPPDTVLLYLDSNQITSIPNEIFKDLHQLKVLNLSKNIIGFVDERAFKGVAGTLQTIDLSDNRIKTVHKNAFSNLKAKAQIANNPWHCDCTLQQVLKGMASNHESANSVICKTSVLEEHAGRPFLKADADLCNLPKKTTDYAMLVTMFGWFTMVISYVVYYVRQNQEDARRHLEYLKSLPSKPKKPDEADDISTVV; from the coding sequence TGATACTGTGCTTTCATTCTGCCAGTATGTGCCCAAAGGGTTGTCTGTGTTCCCACACTGGTGGATTAAATGTCAGCTGTAGCAATGCCAACCTCAAAGAGATTCCCAAGGATCTGCCACCTGACACTGTGCTCCTCTACCTGGACTCCAACCAGATAACCTCCATCCCCAATGAAATCTTCAAGGACCTGCACCAGCTCAAGGTGCTTAACTTGTCCAAAAACATAATTGGGTTTGTGGATGAGCGTGCTTTCAAAGGCGTGGCAGGAACCTTGCAAACGATCGACCTTTCTGACAATCGGATTAAAACAGTGCATAAGAATGCTTTCAGCAACCTGAAGGCAAAAGCCCAGATCGCCAACAATCCATGGCATTGTGACTGCACCCTTCAGCAGGTTCTGAAAGGCATGGCATCCAACCATGAGTCTGCCAACAGTGTCATCTGCAAGACCTCTGTACTTGAGGAGCATGCTGGGAGACCGTTCCTAAAAGCTGATGCCGACCTCTGCAATCTTCCCAAAAAGACTACAGATTACGCCATGTTGGTTACCATGTTTGGCTGGTTCACCATGGTGATTTCTTATGTGGTGTATTATGTACGACAAAACCAGGAAGACGCAAGGAGGCATCTTGAATATTTGAAGTCACTTCCAAGCAAGCCGAAGAAGCCAGATGAAGCAGATGATATAAGTACAGTTGTATGA